The stretch of DNA GACTTGCATTCTGAGGAGAAAAGTCCAAAGAAGGTTTTGCTCCTGGCGATCACCTCGTTTTCCTTAACTTTTTCCCCTTCTTTTTTAAGCATATGCTCAGGCACATCCTCTGGCGGAAGCCCTAAGATATTGGCGATGTTTATCGGCTCAACATTTCCAGGAAGGTTGGTCCTGGCAACCACTGTGTCCGGGCTTACCTTATCACCGACTTTTACCAGAACTTCGCCTTTCAGAGGTAAAATTCTTTTCTTGGTGACCAAAAGCTTTTCAGTTACTTTTAAGCCCGGTGTATATGCATGACCCATAAAAGTTCCTTTTAGATTTCAATGTAGTTGCCCAATTTATTGGGCTTTCTTGCTCGACGAATCGAGCGACAGCTGTAGCGTCCTCACTCCTGTGAGGACGTCTTTCGTTGCCACAGGAGTGGCAACGCTACCGTTCTCACATAAAGGGAGAAGAATTGAGGAATTTTCCATCTATAACCTCTCCAATGCCCCCTTGGTATATATATCCAAAGCTATCATCCACTCTTTAAGCTTCTGTACTCTGATCTTATCATCAGTCGGCACGTTAAATGGTCTTCCTCTGCCGTCTAAGATTATTCCGGTGACTCCGCCGGAGATCTCTTTCTCCACCTTGGTTCCTTTTCCTGCGCCGACGTCAAAACCTCTAAGCGGCTCTAAAGTAACTTTGGCCTTTAAGGGAATTCCTTTGTCGTCAAAGCCTAAGGGGAACTTTTTCATCTCGGCAAATTTTAAAGTCCCTTCGATTGTTTCCCCATTGGGCATATGAAATTTATATTTTAAAATCTCTTTTTCCTCCCTACGGGTCGTAGAGCTGTAATCGACCTTTAATTCACCAGCCGGCGCGATGCAGGTGCCCAGATGGATCAGGCAATCTTTGTTGAAGACCTCAACTGCGGCTTTGGTATGGACAGTGGATAAAACCCCGAGCTGGGGCATCATGAAGATGCTGTCTACTGATAGCCTGGTTACCCCCTCCGGCATAAATCCGTCTATTAACATTAAAGCAGCCTGATCTCTTCTGGGTGCATGGGATAAAACCCCTCCAGAGCCGATGAGCATATTTAAGGTCATCATATTTACCAGGGTCAGGCCTCCTGCGGTCTGGGCAAAGGCATCGGCTATGGTCCTCTGCTGCTGGATCCCTTTTAAAACCGTGGCAAAAGATTTATGCTGAATAAAGGCAAGGCGCAATGCCTCTTTGGCAATTGCCTGTTCGAAGATCAAGTCCTCCATGGTCTGGGGGATGGTGGTTGGCCGGATCATCTTGTTTTTAACCCGGTTTCTCAAATCCCTTTCGTTCATGTGAAAAGGAACCCATCTCATCACATTATTTAAACCAGCCTCAGCGAAGACATTCGATACAGAATAGCTCATTCCTAAGTTGGCGCTAACTGTTCTATTAAATGTCCCCTGAAATACGGAGAAGATATCCGTTGTTGCTCCACCGATATCAACACCCACCACCTCGATTCCCTCTTCGTCTGCAATTTTCTTCATAATCAAACCAACTGCCCCAGGTGTGGGCATAATCGGCGCATCGGTCCAGGTCATAAGCTTCTTGTAACCGGGAGCCTGAGCCATCACGTGTTCCATAAATAAATCGTGGATTTTCTCCCGTGCCGGGAAAAGGTTTTCCCTTTCCAGAACCGGTCGTATGTTATCGACTATGGTCAGATCTACTTTATCTCCGAGAGTATTTTTTATGGCTTCACGTGCATCGACATTTCCAGCATAGATGACCGGAAGTCTGTATCCTATACCCAGCCTGGGTTTTGGGTCTGCAGCAGAAAGAAGCTCAGCTAATTCAACAACGTGAGTCGTTGTCCCACCGTCGATTCCTCCAGAAAGCACAATCATATCCGGTCTCAAATGCCTGATCCTCTGGATCTGCTGATGGGGAAGCCTTTTATCATTGGAAGCGATAACGTCCATCACAATTGCGCCTGCTCCTAAGGCGGCTCTTTCAGCACTTTCTGCAGTCATGCTCCTGACCACGCCGGCGACCATCATCTGCAAGCCTCCACCAGCGCTGGAGGTGGAAACATAAATATCAGTGCCTACATTTCCCTTAGCAGGAGAGATTATTGCCCCTTTGTCATCCAAGATCTTCCTGCCAGAAAGCTCCTCCACCTCAGCCACAGAGTTTAATACCCCCATGGTCACATCCTCAAACGGAGCCTCAACTGTAGTCGGTGCTTCACCCCGAACGATGAGACGGTATTCATCTCCTCTTTTCTCGATTAAAATGGCTTTAGTGGTAGTACTTCCGCAATCGGTGGCTACAATTACATTGATATCTTCAGGTTTTAAATCTTTCATAGAACTCCTTTATGACATTACTGGAGTGTAAAGCTTTAGCTTTACCATTTTTGTAAACCTGAAGGTTTACACTCCAAATAACTCTTTTCTTACGTAGCGTCGGGGTTCATCCCCGACGCTCTTTCATTTATTTTTTGGTCTTTCTTCACTGCATTTTGCACAGAAATTTAA from Candidatus Zixiibacteriota bacterium encodes:
- a CDS encoding glutamate mutase L — protein: MKDLKPEDINVIVATDCGSTTTKAILIEKRGDEYRLIVRGEAPTTVEAPFEDVTMGVLNSVAEVEELSGRKILDDKGAIISPAKGNVGTDIYVSTSSAGGGLQMMVAGVVRSMTAESAERAALGAGAIVMDVIASNDKRLPHQQIQRIRHLRPDMIVLSGGIDGGTTTHVVELAELLSAADPKPRLGIGYRLPVIYAGNVDAREAIKNTLGDKVDLTIVDNIRPVLERENLFPAREKIHDLFMEHVMAQAPGYKKLMTWTDAPIMPTPGAVGLIMKKIADEEGIEVVGVDIGGATTDIFSVFQGTFNRTVSANLGMSYSVSNVFAEAGLNNVMRWVPFHMNERDLRNRVKNKMIRPTTIPQTMEDLIFEQAIAKEALRLAFIQHKSFATVLKGIQQQRTIADAFAQTAGGLTLVNMMTLNMLIGSGGVLSHAPRRDQAALMLIDGFMPEGVTRLSVDSIFMMPQLGVLSTVHTKAAVEVFNKDCLIHLGTCIAPAGELKVDYSSTTRREEKEILKYKFHMPNGETIEGTLKFAEMKKFPLGFDDKGIPLKAKVTLEPLRGFDVGAGKGTKVEKEISGGVTGIILDGRGRPFNVPTDDKIRVQKLKEWMIALDIYTKGALERL